The Micromonospora sp. NBC_00421 genome contains a region encoding:
- a CDS encoding DUF6244 family protein has product MRHNNSVTTILHGGQSGPLLQALDGIKQVLMQVVARTSGARKAIETAIAEAQRVGSTGN; this is encoded by the coding sequence GTGAGACACAACAACTCCGTCACCACGATCCTCCACGGTGGACAATCCGGACCCCTGCTACAGGCCCTGGACGGCATCAAGCAGGTGCTGATGCAGGTTGTCGCCCGCACCAGCGGCGCACGAAAGGCCATCGAGACGGCGATCGCCGAGGCACAACGGGTGGGATCAACGGGAAACTGA